A region of Maridesulfovibrio sp. DNA encodes the following proteins:
- a CDS encoding aminotransferase class I/II-fold pyridoxal phosphate-dependent enzyme, translated as MTDDLHEDVALQNFVEQSLDKLDQIENELIQMEKSASPSAASVAQVYGILISLKESASLLELTNISMVSGKIGKVLDQVYKNEIQLSNDLLNIIIDSFDKLNEMVSNATLSNDYDIRIITLPLEMYSKPGPAPAAVETETQNIQETVPDPEPEPDPEPIPVQEPVTEPEALSAEEEPEPEIKNSAPHPVTRLTPAAFRKKYGIKKEIDLASNSNPLGVSKAVSNAIVNMANNCSAFENGSADSLRFGLAKQHDVPEECVLLAEGAVEILDLTLRLSAIPGVDHVLSYEHGLPEYSSVAALCGVELLRLPRGRNFSPPLDRLVKTANNNTAAIIITNPDIPSGYGLPAEELATMSNLLPERTLLIVDERSVEFSWPEDDYSMVNFLTKAPNLVILRSFSWSFGLKGVRLGYALMNSERAEQFEESRLPAPISPLNIGAGLAALNHNEFYYSTIALIIRGRERVHNGLEELGCTVYSSQSNFIMFSAPIPAKELHSKMLDHGFKLRELNKFGLSDLLTVSIGNNSRNRMFLAAMKNIL; from the coding sequence ATGACTGACGATTTGCACGAAGATGTTGCCCTGCAAAATTTTGTTGAACAATCTCTGGATAAGCTGGATCAGATTGAAAATGAGCTCATACAGATGGAAAAAAGCGCCTCGCCCTCCGCAGCGTCTGTTGCGCAGGTATACGGGATACTGATTTCCCTCAAAGAAAGTGCTTCTCTGCTTGAACTGACCAATATCAGTATGGTCTCGGGCAAAATCGGAAAGGTCCTTGATCAAGTATATAAAAATGAAATCCAGCTCAGCAACGACCTTCTGAATATCATCATAGACTCGTTTGACAAGCTTAACGAGATGGTCAGTAACGCTACCCTCAGCAACGACTACGACATTCGCATTATAACCCTGCCGCTGGAAATGTACTCCAAACCCGGACCAGCGCCTGCAGCAGTAGAAACTGAAACCCAAAATATCCAAGAAACGGTGCCGGACCCCGAACCGGAACCGGACCCTGAACCCATACCCGTTCAGGAACCTGTCACCGAACCGGAAGCCCTCTCTGCAGAAGAAGAGCCGGAACCGGAAATTAAAAATTCCGCACCCCACCCCGTAACACGGCTCACCCCTGCTGCATTCCGTAAGAAATACGGCATTAAAAAAGAGATCGACCTTGCCAGCAATTCCAACCCGCTTGGTGTTTCCAAGGCCGTATCAAACGCCATTGTAAATATGGCCAACAACTGCAGCGCCTTTGAAAACGGCTCCGCAGACAGCCTTAGGTTCGGACTTGCCAAACAGCATGACGTACCGGAAGAATGTGTGCTTCTGGCTGAAGGCGCGGTCGAAATCCTGGATCTGACTCTGCGACTTTCCGCCATACCGGGTGTCGACCACGTGCTCAGTTACGAACACGGACTCCCTGAATACAGCAGTGTTGCCGCCCTTTGCGGAGTTGAACTGCTGCGCCTGCCAAGAGGACGCAACTTCAGCCCTCCGCTGGACAGACTGGTAAAAACCGCCAACAATAATACTGCCGCAATCATTATAACCAACCCAGACATCCCTTCGGGGTACGGTCTTCCGGCAGAAGAACTCGCAACAATGTCAAACCTGCTGCCGGAAAGGACCCTGCTCATAGTTGACGAAAGGTCCGTGGAATTCTCATGGCCGGAAGATGACTACTCCATGGTCAATTTCCTGACAAAAGCACCCAATCTGGTCATCTTGCGCAGCTTCTCCTGGTCCTTCGGATTAAAAGGGGTAAGGCTAGGATATGCACTGATGAACAGTGAACGGGCAGAACAATTCGAGGAATCCAGACTCCCGGCTCCCATCAGCCCGCTGAACATAGGCGCAGGTCTGGCGGCCCTTAACCACAATGAATTTTACTACTCCACCATAGCCCTGATAATAAGAGGACGCGAACGTGTCCATAACGGACTGGAAGAACTGGGCTGCACAGTCTACTCCAGCCAAAGCAATTTCATCATGTTCAGCGCCCCCATTCCGGCAAAGGAACTGCACTCCAAAATGCTGGATCATGGTTTCAAGTTGCGGGAACTGAATAAATTCGGACTTTCGGACCTGCTTACGGTCTCAATCGGCAACAACTCTCGTAACCGCATGTTTCTCGCGGCCATGAAAAACATATTGTAA
- a CDS encoding methyl-accepting chemotaxis protein produces MLKRFTVGQKIFSSFIVVFLLFGIVSFESLMALKDSSSGFTDYRDFAKDSNLIGKIQAGILQGRNQVKDYIITGEDKYSRKYFDNAKKIFPLLEKAEKELASEGRSRLIKEINTLLTDYDASFAEVAKAQKERDKQAFTVLVPAGDLMEQNFERIINNIGKSQNNAAALYHCAKGVRHLVLGRLYTTKFIDKSSEAHKERAIAEMNEVNEELVQLSSLLKKKNLELLNEIIEAKKIYSIGLGELFSQTATRDKLLSSELDAMGPQLATLIDQAKLSVISDQEKLGPSLQARNDNAILNTYIFGLIAFTLGVIAVAMVGRDITRPLRKVVDAAYRIAEGDMTGEIKGTDRKDELGSLARAFNKMNDSLKLMADTMQRVADSDLTVQVKARSEKDTIGKALEVMVENLKSDNQRINEAVRTLSSSLSQISAASAELTASAAETASAVAETNATVEEVKQTAHLSNEKSRQVADVARKAVSTSRQGQKAAEDASSGMKDIRTQMDTIAQSIVKLSEQSQHIGNIIYVVNDLADQSNILAVNASIEASKAGEEGRGFTVVAREIRNLSDQSKQSVAQIQSILADIQKATSSAVMITEQGGKAVETGAALSSQTGEAILNLSTVINQSAQSSAQIAASSQEQLAGLDQVAVALGSIKQAGEQNLESSRQLEEAVKDLDQQARSLKDMMDRFKL; encoded by the coding sequence ATGCTTAAACGATTTACTGTCGGACAAAAAATATTCTCCAGCTTTATAGTTGTATTTCTTCTTTTCGGGATCGTAAGCTTTGAATCTCTGATGGCGCTGAAGGATTCATCCTCAGGCTTTACCGACTACCGGGACTTCGCCAAAGATTCAAACCTCATTGGGAAGATTCAGGCCGGTATTCTGCAGGGAAGAAATCAGGTCAAAGACTATATCATAACCGGTGAGGACAAATACAGCCGCAAGTACTTTGACAATGCCAAAAAAATATTTCCCCTGCTTGAAAAAGCTGAAAAGGAACTGGCTTCAGAAGGACGGTCCAGACTCATTAAAGAGATAAACACACTGCTCACTGATTACGATGCCAGCTTTGCCGAAGTGGCTAAGGCTCAAAAAGAACGGGACAAACAGGCGTTCACGGTACTGGTACCTGCAGGCGACCTGATGGAACAAAACTTCGAGCGCATTATCAACAATATTGGAAAATCACAGAATAACGCGGCGGCCCTCTATCATTGTGCCAAAGGAGTTCGCCATCTGGTCCTCGGCAGACTGTATACCACTAAATTCATCGATAAAAGTTCAGAGGCACACAAGGAAAGAGCCATAGCGGAAATGAATGAGGTCAACGAAGAACTTGTTCAGCTCAGCTCTCTCTTAAAAAAGAAGAATCTGGAACTGCTCAACGAAATAATAGAAGCAAAGAAAATATACAGCATAGGATTAGGGGAACTCTTTTCCCAGACGGCAACCCGCGACAAACTGCTCAGCTCTGAGTTGGATGCCATGGGTCCCCAATTGGCCACACTCATTGATCAGGCAAAATTATCCGTCATTTCAGATCAGGAAAAGCTCGGTCCCTCCCTGCAGGCCCGTAACGACAATGCCATCCTGAACACCTATATTTTCGGATTAATCGCCTTCACTCTCGGAGTTATTGCTGTCGCAATGGTTGGACGTGATATCACCCGCCCCCTGCGTAAGGTTGTTGATGCCGCATATCGCATTGCCGAAGGAGATATGACTGGAGAGATCAAAGGCACTGACCGTAAGGATGAACTTGGCTCACTGGCCCGAGCATTCAACAAAATGAATGATTCTCTCAAGTTAATGGCCGACACAATGCAAAGAGTTGCTGATTCTGACCTTACCGTACAAGTGAAAGCCCGCTCTGAAAAAGACACCATCGGCAAGGCTCTGGAAGTCATGGTTGAAAACCTTAAAAGTGATAATCAGAGAATTAATGAAGCTGTACGCACACTGTCTTCATCACTGAGCCAGATTTCAGCGGCTTCCGCTGAACTCACAGCCAGTGCCGCGGAAACAGCCAGTGCCGTAGCCGAAACAAATGCCACAGTAGAAGAAGTAAAACAGACTGCCCACCTTTCCAATGAAAAATCGCGTCAGGTGGCTGACGTGGCCCGTAAGGCCGTATCCACTTCCAGACAGGGCCAAAAAGCTGCGGAAGACGCTTCTTCAGGCATGAAAGATATCCGTACCCAGATGGACACGATTGCCCAGTCCATTGTTAAACTCTCAGAACAGTCTCAGCACATCGGCAACATTATTTATGTAGTCAACGATCTGGCTGACCAGTCCAACATTCTGGCTGTAAACGCCTCCATCGAGGCTTCCAAGGCAGGGGAGGAAGGACGCGGATTCACCGTGGTTGCACGTGAGATCAGGAACCTTTCAGACCAGTCCAAACAATCGGTCGCCCAGATTCAGTCCATCCTCGCGGACATTCAGAAAGCCACCAGCTCTGCGGTCATGATTACCGAGCAGGGCGGCAAGGCTGTTGAAACAGGAGCTGCGTTATCTTCACAGACAGGAGAAGCTATCCTCAACCTGAGTACGGTCATCAATCAGTCCGCCCAGTCATCAGCGCAGATTGCTGCTTCCAGTCAGGAACAGCTGGCCGGACTGGATCAGGTGGCAGTAGCGCTGGGTTCCATCAAACAAGCCGGAGAGCAGAACCTTGAAAGCTCCCGTCAGTTGGAAGAGGCTGTAAAAGATCTTGATCAACAGGCACGGTCACTAAAAGATATGATGGACAGGTTCAAACTCTAG
- a CDS encoding ferritin family protein, whose amino-acid sequence MVTFFSANEVAELAMRIEQKGQAFYLLAADEAKDPAAKEFFEFFAEEESRHEVFFRDMRDRIGSIEIPPGSDYEEYTQYVMALVDSHDVFNFDYTEAFKDEAFSFEQAVRAAMRFEKDTILLFSELKRMVPDTERKFVEECIDEERKHLRMLAEKLS is encoded by the coding sequence ATGGTTACTTTTTTCAGTGCTAATGAAGTGGCTGAACTTGCCATGCGCATTGAGCAGAAAGGTCAGGCTTTTTATTTGCTGGCCGCAGATGAAGCAAAAGATCCCGCTGCAAAGGAATTTTTCGAATTTTTTGCCGAGGAAGAATCCCGGCATGAGGTCTTTTTCCGTGATATGCGTGACCGTATCGGCTCCATCGAGATTCCCCCGGGAAGCGATTATGAAGAATATACCCAGTATGTAATGGCCCTTGTGGACTCCCACGATGTATTCAATTTTGACTACACCGAGGCTTTCAAAGACGAAGCTTTCAGCTTTGAGCAGGCTGTCCGTGCGGCTATGCGTTTTGAAAAGGACACCATCCTTCTCTTTAGCGAGTTGAAAAGAATGGTTCCTGACACTGAGCGTAAATTTGTTGAAGAATGTATTGATGAAGAACGCAAACACCTGCGCATGCTGGCTGAAAAACTCAGCTAG